A segment of the Halogeometricum sp. S3BR5-2 genome:
CGAACTGCTGTTCGGTGCTGTGCGACGTCGGGTGGTACATGTACGGCGACGGGAAGAACGCCACCAGGGAGAGACACATCGTCGCCACCACGAGGACGACGACGAGCGGTTTCGCCTTCCCGTCGAGGACGCCGCCGAGGCGCTCGGAGAGGTGATACAGCGCGATAGAGCCGACGACGGCCACGAGTATCATCGCGAAGCCGAGATGCCGGAAGAAGTACTCCGAGACGTCGCCGACGAACGTCGCGGCGAAGAGGGGGCCGAGCGTCAGCGCCGACGCGCCGATGTACGTCACGGCGGCGTTGCTGTCGCCGTAGCGCTCGCGCACCACTCCGTACGCGACGGCGGCCGCGAGACCGCCCGCGAGGGCGATGTACGCGGTGTTGACGAGAAACAGCTTCGCGAACAGTTCGGTGAGGCTGACGCCGATGGACTGTGCCGACCCGCCGCTGCGGCCGACGGCCTGTCCGGCGCCGCTCCCGGTCTGGAGAAACTCCATGGCCGACGCCAGCACGTTTCGCGCGTAGATGTAGGTGTGTCTGTACTGGGCGGCCCACGCGACGAGGAGGGCGAACAGGAACAGCACCTGCCCCACGAGGAGCCGGTGGTGCTGTCCGCCGCCGTCCGTCGCCGCCGGGTGGGAGACGCGGACGCGGCGCCGCCACGCGATACCGACGGCCAGAATCGTCCCCATGAAGACGAGGACGTTCACCGCCACCTGCGGGTGGAAGAACACGTTCGCCGTCACCGCGATGGGTAGGACGAGGCTGGCGGCCGAGAGCCACTCGGGAAGCGCCGCGTCCTCCGCGGACCGGGTGAGGTGTTTGAACAGGAGGTAGAGGACGAACGGGAAGTACAGCGTCGTCAGCGTGTAGGCGTGAAAGTGCGGATGCGTGCTGATGTTGTTGATGGGCATCATCAACATCGCGGAGAACGCCGCGATGACGACGGCCTTCGAGTCGGGGAGGACGACCCAGACGGCGAGGGGGACGAACACCAGCGTCACGAGCGACACCGTCAGCATCGCGTACATCATCCCCCAGCGGACGGGGACGCCCATCGTCTGCGAGAGGAACAGCGCGAGGGAGTGGCCCCCCGGATAGATGATGTCGAAGAAGCCGAAGTCGGGGCCGAGCATCTGCTTGGCCCACCCGAGGTGCGTCAACGCGTCGCCCGTCCCGTAGTAGTAGTAGCCGCGGAAGAAGGGGAGCGCCGCGAACGACATCGTGGCGAAGCCCGCGAGGCCGACGCCGGTGACCCGGCCCCAGCGACCGGCGTACAGGGCGACGACGACGCCGATGGTCGCCGCCGCGAGCACGCCGACCCAGAACGCGAGCGGCGTCGCGGCGTATATCGACACCTCGTAGCCGGTCGCGGGCTTCGACCGCGCCGCGAGGACGGCGCCGGCGACTGAGAGAAATCCGATGAGGAGGAGGGCTCTCGCCCACTTGGGAAAAGTCGAGGTGGAGCGTCGACGCAGCGAGGGCGACACGAGTGGTTAGCCCCCCGCCGTCGGCCGGTGCGCCGCGCTGTCTTCGAACCCTCCGGGGACCGCACTGCGGGCGAGCATCACGCTCGTCGGCACGGCCGACGCGACTTTGGTTATTAGCAGTGTAACGCGCCGACGCGTCCGGGACGGCCGAGACGACTCGTCCCGACACCGCTTCGGACTCCCGGCTTCGACGTCCTTCGGGGGAGTCGGAGGCCGCTCGATCCGCGGCGACGATGCCCGTGACTGGTTCACTGTCAGTCGATTGACCGGGTGAACTCAAGAACGTTGCGTCGTTTCACCGTGTATAACCATACCGCTCCCGGCCGTCGCGTGGGATATGCGCGAACGCGGCGACTCGAGAAGCGACCACGCGGCGCGCGGTTTCGCCGCGAGCGGTTCCGGTCGCCGTCTTCCGGACGTTGAAATGCCGGACGAGCGAAGTGGCGTGCATGGACGGACGCGACCGCGGTCGACCGCCGCAGAAGGGAGAGGAGTACAGCCACCCCGACGGGACGACGGAGGTGGTGTTCATGACCGAGGAGGGCCGCGTGCTCACCTTCCGGGAGTACCCGGACGTCGGGTCGTTCGACCGCTCGGTCTCCGGCGCGGAGTACCGCGGCGTGAACGCCGACGTGGCCACCCTCCCGGCGGCCTCCGAGTTCGCCGACTCGGAGGAGCCGACGGACGAGTAGTCGACGTGCGACCGGCGGAAGAGGGCGGCCCCACTGACGGTGCGAACGCCGACGGCGGAACGGCCGACCACGGTTCCGCGGACTCGGGTCGGGCGCCGACGGCCGGCCGATTCGCCGACCTCTCGGAGTCGCACCGCGCCGCCGTCGAGGCGGGGTTCGACGAGTCGCCAGCCGCCGCCCCGGCCGTCTCGCTGGTCGTCGTGACCTACCGAACCGACCGCGACGCGTTCGAGTCGGTGCTCTCGGCGCTCCGGTCGCAGACGGACGACGACTTCGAACTCGTCGTCGTCGACAACGGCGTCGAGTGGGACCTCGGCGCCAGACTCCGCGAAGTCGAGGGCGGCGCCGTGTACGCGGAACTCAGCCGCAACTGCGGGGTGACGCTCGCGCGGAACCTCGGCGCCCGCCTCGGCGACGCCGACCTCCTCCTGTTCCTCGACGACGACGCCGTGCCCGCGCCGGACTTCGTCGCGGCGCACCGGCGGGCGCACGCCGCGGTTGACGTCGTCGCCGTCCGCGGGCGCGTCGTCCCCCAGTCGCGGACGTTCTACAACAGCCTCCAGCGCTGGTACGACCTCGGCGACCGTCCGCGCCCCTTCCTATTGAACATCGAGGGAAACACCTCGGTCGCCCGAGACGCCTACCGGTCGGTGTCGGGCTTCGACGAGAAACTCGGCGGACGGGCGGGCCACGAGGGTATCGACCTCACCTACCGGCTTGTCCGCGCCGGCTACGGCCGCGAGAGCATCGTTTACAGCCCGGATCCGGTCGTCTACCACGACTACGCGACGAGCCTCCTCGGCTACCTCGAAAAGCGCGTCGTCGGCCGTCGCCACCGAAAGCGGCTCGCGGCACGGCGGCCGGAGCTGTTCGAGTTCGCGAGCGCGTACTCGCCGCCAGACGACGGGGGATTCGAGCAGTCGCCCGCGGAGCGGTTCACCCATCTCGCGCTCGACGCCGCTACCCGCCTCGGCAGCGCGGCGGTCGGACTGATGCAAGCGCTCAGAACCCGATTCTGATTCCGATTCCGATTCCGACTCTGGTCCTGATACCCCTCACTCGACGCACTCCGTGAGCCGCCAGCGGAGTCCGGAGAGGTCCCACCGCACCCGCCGTTCCGTCTCGTGCGCGCGGACGCGGGGGAGCCGGTACCGGTCCGGGGACCCGGCGTCGGCGCTCCCTCCTCCGCGAACGACGCCCGGCCGGGAGGTGACGGCCATCGCGTGTGACGCCCGGACCGCCTCGACGGCCTCCTCGGTGTACCGCCCGAACGGGTAGCAGAAGCGGTCCACATCGACGCCGAGTCGGTCTTCGAGTTCGTCGCGCGCGCCAACTATCTCCCGCTCCAGCGTCTCCGCGTCGCGGACGCGGCCGAGGTCGAGGTGCGTTCGAGTGTGCGTGCCGACGGTGACGAGGGGGTCGGCGGCCACCTCCCGCAGGCGGTCCCAGGACATCACGGCCGGGTCGGGAAACGACTCGTCGGCGAACGCCGCCGGGTCGTTGAACGACGCGCGTTCCGCGGGCGACTCGGCGAACCGGTAGGCGTGGCCGTCGGGGCCGCCGCCGACGAAATCGACGGGGACGAACAGCGTCGCCGGGATGCGGTGCTCGCGGAGGACCGGGAGGGCGTTCTCGTAGAAGTCGTCGAGGGCGTCGTCGAACGTGAACGCAACCCGCTTCCCGCCGCTCGGTTCGAGCACGTCGGGCAGGTCGGCGGCCTCGAAGTGCTCGGTGACGTACGCCACGTCGCGCCGGAACCGCTCGATGGAGACGTTGCCGTAACCCGCCGGCCGGCCGACGGCGTGGTACGCGAGGATGGCGTTCGACTCGTCGGGGTAGAGCCGCGAGAACCCGGTCGCGGCGTCGAGTCGTTCGAGGGCGTCGAATCCCGCACGGACGGCGCGCCGCGCGAGCGTCCGCTCTGCCACCTACGACTCCCGGACGGCGGCGAGGAAGTGGCCGCCGTCCCAGTCGACTAGTCGCTCGACGGTCAGCCCCGCCGATTCGAGCACGTCGCGTATCTCCTCGCCCTCGTCGCCGCGGCTGAAGTGCTTCTCGTAGAC
Coding sequences within it:
- a CDS encoding glycosyltransferase family 2 protein produces the protein MRPAEEGGPTDGANADGGTADHGSADSGRAPTAGRFADLSESHRAAVEAGFDESPAAAPAVSLVVVTYRTDRDAFESVLSALRSQTDDDFELVVVDNGVEWDLGARLREVEGGAVYAELSRNCGVTLARNLGARLGDADLLLFLDDDAVPAPDFVAAHRRAHAAVDVVAVRGRVVPQSRTFYNSLQRWYDLGDRPRPFLLNIEGNTSVARDAYRSVSGFDEKLGGRAGHEGIDLTYRLVRAGYGRESIVYSPDPVVYHDYATSLLGYLEKRVVGRRHRKRLAARRPELFEFASAYSPPDDGGFEQSPAERFTHLALDAATRLGSAAVGLMQALRTRF
- a CDS encoding polysaccharide deacetylase family protein, encoding MAERTLARRAVRAGFDALERLDAATGFSRLYPDESNAILAYHAVGRPAGYGNVSIERFRRDVAYVTEHFEAADLPDVLEPSGGKRVAFTFDDALDDFYENALPVLREHRIPATLFVPVDFVGGGPDGHAYRFAESPAERASFNDPAAFADESFPDPAVMSWDRLREVAADPLVTVGTHTRTHLDLGRVRDAETLEREIVGARDELEDRLGVDVDRFCYPFGRYTEEAVEAVRASHAMAVTSRPGVVRGGGSADAGSPDRYRLPRVRAHETERRVRWDLSGLRWRLTECVE